One Thermoplasma volcanium GSS1 genomic window carries:
- a CDS encoding site-specific integrase, translated as MTMQPKYRELLLDEDVRRWFENLKAKSVLTATVALRNLGHYCELTGTTPHGILNKARANEKDFRYEFTDFVRKMEKEGKAGSYIARFKKVILSWLKFNDIRLQLTVNIAGENETPTIVNERVPSKEELARILRKATSRGRVAIAIMAFSGLRPESLGDYEGTDGLRLGDLKELKLSDEIQFDKIPATVMVKSKLSKARHHYFSFIGEEGTTYIREYLDERRKQGEELTYESPLLQFDVRGVKKNAFLRTTLVTRDIREAIEQAGLKMRPYVLRAYFSTALDIAESKGLISHPWRQFIMGHKGDIEARYSTNKRLPPDIIDEMRESYNKCTKFLETRISDVSEENARLYLQQQLLSAVGYRQDEIDKMNLAETSTEDFQKLLRDKVAGAMASNGSKQRLVSMNEIEKLLGEGYEFQAVLPNGKAIMKMPF; from the coding sequence ATGACCATGCAACCGAAGTATCGTGAACTGCTTCTGGACGAGGATGTACGAAGATGGTTTGAGAACCTTAAGGCGAAATCAGTTTTAACGGCAACGGTAGCATTGAGGAATCTTGGCCACTATTGCGAGCTTACTGGAACAACACCACATGGAATCCTGAATAAAGCCAGAGCCAACGAGAAGGATTTCCGTTATGAGTTTACGGATTTTGTCAGGAAGATGGAAAAGGAAGGCAAAGCTGGATCATACATTGCAAGATTCAAGAAGGTCATACTATCATGGCTGAAGTTTAACGATATCCGTTTGCAGTTAACCGTTAACATAGCAGGGGAAAACGAAACACCAACAATCGTTAACGAGAGGGTTCCGAGCAAAGAGGAGCTGGCTCGAATTCTAAGGAAAGCTACTTCAAGAGGCAGAGTAGCCATAGCGATCATGGCATTTTCAGGCTTAAGACCAGAGTCTTTGGGAGATTACGAAGGCACCGACGGCCTCAGGCTTGGCGACCTCAAGGAACTGAAGCTGTCAGATGAAATCCAGTTTGACAAGATTCCTGCTACAGTTATGGTTAAGAGCAAGCTGAGCAAAGCAAGACACCATTATTTCAGCTTCATTGGAGAGGAAGGCACGACATACATCAGGGAATACCTTGATGAGAGAAGAAAGCAGGGAGAAGAGCTCACCTATGAATCTCCATTATTGCAGTTCGATGTCAGAGGCGTCAAGAAGAATGCATTCTTGAGGACAACGCTTGTAACGAGGGACATAAGGGAAGCTATAGAGCAGGCAGGGTTGAAGATGCGTCCTTATGTATTGAGAGCTTATTTCTCAACAGCTCTGGACATTGCAGAATCGAAAGGCTTGATCTCGCATCCCTGGAGGCAGTTCATAATGGGCCACAAGGGCGACATTGAGGCTCGCTATTCAACAAACAAGCGATTGCCGCCGGATATCATCGATGAAATGAGGGAGTCCTACAACAAATGCACCAAGTTCCTTGAAACGAGGATAAGCGATGTATCCGAGGAGAATGCAAGGCTGTATTTGCAGCAGCAGCTTCTTTCTGCCGTGGGATACAGGCAGGACGAGATAGACAAGATGAATCTTGCAGAGACAAGCACAGAGGATTTCCAGAAGCTGCTGAGGGACAAAGTAGCAGGTGCAATGGCAAGCAACGGCTCGAAGCAGAGGCTCGTTTCCATGAATGAGATCGAGAAGCTCCTCGGCGAAGGATACGAGTTTCAGGCAGTTCTGCCCAACGGAAAGGCTATAATGAAAATGCCGTTTTAG
- a CDS encoding DEAD/DEAH box helicase family protein, with protein sequence MLVNIEPREYQINVYKNSIDKNTLIVMPTGLGKTLIAAMLIEKFFKENKKSIFLAPTKPLVLQHMATLVKVLGLNNNEICAFTGEVDSQERELRWVTGKIFVSTPQVVLNDMKSGIIDITRFDLIVFDEAHRAVGNYAYVDIASEFLEYKKKLIIGLTASPGGEKGRFQEIVKNLGIENVVVKTEKDEDVRKYIKSIEMHLIKLKEPDQCGAIKDLLKSALDSVLKPLKDQGIKVGRTRKDMAESIQNLINRAKEDRSLFPLVRHLTAAIRIDYIIEYIETQGLDVAYQYVKDMEESQDQSIKRAYSMMKSLDDFRKAIENMKNVLPGYRNPKMMKVLEICQEKVIAGERAIVFTHFRATSDMLLAYLKNSSDKIKPVRFIGQADRGTDVGLSQEEQRQIIEQFRNGTYNVLIATSIAEEGLDIPDTDVVVFYEAVPSEIRFIQRKGRTGRSRSGEVYILVYENSRDMAYYYRSLKKVSMMNRNIMEYRDEHPYTKNERQENSNNGQRTIFDF encoded by the coding sequence ATGCTTGTGAATATAGAACCAAGGGAATATCAAATCAACGTATATAAAAATTCGATAGACAAAAACACGCTAATAGTTATGCCCACCGGCCTTGGTAAAACACTTATAGCTGCAATGTTAATAGAGAAATTCTTCAAAGAAAATAAAAAGTCTATATTCCTGGCTCCCACTAAACCTCTGGTACTTCAGCATATGGCAACACTCGTAAAAGTTCTTGGCCTTAACAATAACGAAATATGCGCATTCACTGGTGAAGTTGATTCGCAAGAGCGTGAGTTAAGGTGGGTTACCGGCAAAATTTTCGTTTCAACGCCCCAAGTTGTGCTTAACGATATGAAATCCGGCATAATCGACATAACTAGGTTCGACTTGATCGTGTTTGATGAAGCCCACAGGGCAGTTGGAAATTATGCGTATGTCGACATTGCCTCAGAGTTCTTAGAATACAAGAAAAAGCTAATCATAGGATTAACTGCGAGCCCTGGGGGTGAAAAAGGAAGATTCCAGGAGATAGTAAAAAACCTTGGAATAGAAAATGTAGTAGTAAAAACGGAAAAGGATGAAGATGTTAGGAAATACATAAAAAGCATAGAGATGCACCTAATAAAGCTGAAGGAACCTGATCAGTGCGGAGCGATCAAGGATTTACTAAAGAGTGCACTTGATTCTGTTCTGAAACCTTTGAAGGATCAGGGCATAAAGGTTGGAAGGACTAGAAAGGATATGGCCGAGAGCATTCAAAACCTGATAAACAGGGCTAAAGAAGACAGATCCCTATTCCCACTTGTAAGGCACTTGACAGCTGCAATAAGGATCGATTATATAATAGAGTACATAGAAACACAAGGGCTAGATGTTGCTTATCAGTATGTAAAGGATATGGAGGAAAGCCAGGACCAATCCATAAAGCGCGCATACTCTATGATGAAGAGTTTAGACGATTTCCGAAAGGCCATAGAAAACATGAAGAACGTACTGCCAGGATATAGAAACCCAAAGATGATGAAGGTACTAGAGATATGCCAGGAAAAGGTTATTGCAGGGGAAAGGGCCATAGTATTTACTCACTTCAGGGCTACTTCAGACATGTTGCTTGCTTATCTGAAAAATTCGTCGGATAAAATTAAGCCTGTAAGGTTTATAGGGCAGGCAGATAGGGGGACTGATGTCGGCCTCTCCCAGGAAGAACAAAGACAGATAATAGAACAGTTTAGGAACGGGACATACAATGTACTTATAGCGACAAGCATAGCTGAGGAGGGCCTAGACATACCGGATACCGATGTTGTTGTGTTTTATGAAGCTGTGCCATCAGAGATCAGGTTCATACAGAGGAAAGGGAGGACTGGCAGGAGCAGGAGCGGCGAGGTCTATATATTGGTGTACGAAAATTCAAGGGATATGGCATACTATTACAGGAGCCTTAAAAAAGTCTCGATGATGAATCGCAACATAATGGAATATAGAGACGAACATCCATATACTAAGAATGAGAGACAGGAAAACTCGAATAACGGCCAGAGGACTATATTCGATTTTTAA
- a CDS encoding replication factor C small subunit yields the protein MIEIWTEKYRPKSLSEIYGEDENIQKLKSFVEKKELPHLLFAGSVGTGKTSTAIALAIELFGESWKENFIEMNASNENGIDVIRNKIKDIARIRPSNPLGFKILFLDEADQLTAEAQAALRRTMEMYSETTRFVFACNYSSKIIPPIQSRTVVMRFRPVQDEFIKKKLNEIAKNEGFTIDDESMEAMVEVSGGDMRKAINVLQAVYTSGEISPKKIYEIIGYASPESVNKLISRAINGLFDEARQIVDKMMIEDGLSGIDIVKSVHSIVRASVVPPKQKIEIIKALADAEFRIVEGSNDRIQLDALIARIADIGSKIN from the coding sequence ATGATTGAAATTTGGACTGAAAAGTATAGACCGAAAAGCTTATCTGAAATTTACGGTGAAGACGAAAATATACAAAAGTTAAAGTCTTTCGTTGAGAAAAAAGAGCTCCCGCACCTCCTCTTCGCTGGATCTGTTGGTACTGGAAAGACCTCAACGGCCATTGCACTCGCCATTGAGCTGTTCGGCGAATCCTGGAAGGAAAACTTCATTGAAATGAATGCTTCAAACGAGAACGGTATAGATGTTATACGTAACAAGATAAAGGACATCGCAAGAATAAGGCCTTCTAATCCGCTGGGATTTAAGATCCTTTTCCTAGACGAAGCGGATCAGTTGACAGCGGAGGCTCAGGCGGCGTTGAGAAGGACAATGGAGATGTATTCTGAAACAACGAGATTCGTATTTGCCTGCAACTATTCTTCCAAGATCATACCTCCTATACAGTCAAGGACTGTGGTAATGAGGTTCAGGCCCGTCCAAGACGAGTTTATAAAGAAGAAATTAAACGAGATTGCAAAGAATGAAGGCTTCACCATAGACGATGAGAGCATGGAAGCAATGGTTGAAGTTTCCGGTGGTGACATGAGGAAAGCCATAAATGTGCTCCAGGCGGTCTACACATCAGGTGAGATATCACCAAAGAAAATATACGAGATAATAGGTTATGCAAGTCCTGAGAGCGTAAACAAGCTAATATCCAGAGCAATAAATGGATTATTTGACGAGGCAAGGCAGATTGTGGATAAGATGATGATAGAAGATGGTTTGTCTGGCATAGATATAGTCAAAAGTGTCCATTCGATAGTAAGGGCGAGCGTTGTACCTCCGAAGCAGAAGATAGAAATAATAAAGGCGCTTGCTGATGCAGAGTTTAGAATTGTTGAAGGATCGAACGACAGGATCCAGCTTGATGCCCTTATAGCAAGAATAGCAGATATTGGAAGCAAAATAAACTGA
- the glnA gene encoding type I glutamate--ammonia ligase — protein MPEDVVEKTLKKLDQDKVEFLQMQFTDIVGNVKSLTVPKNRFENALTEGVVFDGSSVAGYAQIEESDMRAIPNLDSYTLLPDEFGKSRVVRFVCNVYSPDGSRFPGDPRYVLEKLLEKVHKEGNEFFVGPEFEFFLFKRDANGNPTTEPSDYGGYFDNTPLDSASDIRQQIVRELYELGYQPEAAHHEVAYGQQEIDLRYAPALKMADRIVMLKSIIKNVAERNGLYASFMPKPINGVNGSGMHIHQSIMSFDEKVNRFYDKNAKYGLSDYAMHYLGGILSHINEGSAILASTVNSYKRLIPGYEAPVYISWANKNRSALIRIPAGEGTRKRMELRCPDPAGNPYLQFAVILGMGLDGIEKKIDPPEPIEKDIFHMTKEERLQEGITSMPESLGEALHHLRNSKLMRDILGDHVYENFLTVKQREWDQFRSYVGEWEIKKYLPTL, from the coding sequence ATGCCAGAAGATGTTGTTGAAAAAACACTTAAAAAGCTGGATCAAGATAAGGTTGAATTTTTGCAGATGCAGTTCACAGATATTGTCGGCAACGTGAAGAGCCTCACAGTCCCAAAAAATAGATTTGAAAATGCGCTAACTGAAGGTGTTGTATTCGACGGGAGTTCTGTTGCAGGCTATGCGCAGATAGAAGAGTCAGATATGAGGGCGATACCGAACCTGGATAGTTATACTCTTCTACCAGATGAGTTCGGAAAGAGCCGTGTTGTTAGGTTTGTATGCAATGTTTACTCTCCTGACGGCTCGAGGTTCCCTGGAGACCCAAGATACGTTCTGGAGAAGTTGCTGGAAAAGGTACATAAGGAAGGGAACGAATTTTTTGTAGGGCCAGAGTTTGAGTTTTTCCTTTTCAAGAGGGATGCTAATGGCAATCCTACAACAGAACCCAGCGATTATGGGGGGTATTTCGATAATACTCCTCTTGACTCTGCAAGCGATATCAGGCAGCAAATAGTACGTGAGCTTTATGAGCTTGGATACCAGCCAGAGGCAGCCCATCATGAAGTTGCATACGGACAACAGGAGATAGATCTAAGGTATGCACCTGCACTGAAGATGGCAGACAGAATAGTTATGCTAAAGAGTATCATCAAGAACGTAGCAGAAAGGAACGGCCTATATGCTTCTTTTATGCCAAAGCCCATAAATGGTGTAAATGGTTCAGGCATGCACATACACCAGAGCATAATGTCTTTCGATGAAAAGGTAAACAGGTTCTACGATAAGAATGCGAAATATGGGCTCAGCGATTATGCTATGCATTACCTTGGTGGAATACTCAGCCATATAAACGAAGGATCAGCCATACTTGCCTCTACAGTAAACTCTTATAAAAGGCTAATTCCTGGATATGAGGCGCCTGTTTACATATCCTGGGCAAACAAAAATAGATCGGCCTTGATCAGGATACCTGCAGGCGAAGGGACGAGGAAGAGAATGGAGCTGCGTTGCCCAGACCCTGCGGGAAATCCGTACCTTCAATTCGCAGTAATACTCGGCATGGGATTGGATGGTATAGAAAAGAAGATCGATCCGCCTGAACCTATAGAAAAAGATATATTCCACATGACAAAGGAGGAAAGGCTGCAGGAAGGCATAACATCCATGCCCGAGAGTCTAGGAGAAGCACTCCACCACCTAAGAAACAGCAAGCTGATGAGGGATATCCTCGGAGACCATGTCTATGAAAACTTCCTAACTGTTAAGCAGAGGGAGTGGGATCAATTCAGATCCTACGTAGGTGAGTGGGAGATCAAGAAATATCTGCCTACCCTTTAA
- a CDS encoding PadR family transcriptional regulator, whose protein sequence is MFGGMRGPCGHHVDRSRGFVGIRYWILRILADGEKTGADIMTTIENLTMGRWRPSPGAVYPILRALEEEGYIKGTERDNKKYYSLLEKGKEMIDMLGFGKFYGRDVETTNLYDAVERIGDYVNYLKDNSSKLKDDKDAIEKLRKIRDDIEGLIVQ, encoded by the coding sequence ATGTTTGGTGGAATGAGGGGTCCTTGTGGCCATCATGTAGATAGATCCAGAGGATTTGTAGGAATAAGGTACTGGATATTAAGGATATTAGCCGACGGCGAAAAGACAGGTGCCGATATAATGACTACAATAGAAAATCTGACGATGGGCAGGTGGAGGCCTTCACCTGGGGCGGTTTATCCCATATTAAGAGCCCTTGAAGAGGAAGGCTACATAAAGGGAACGGAAAGAGACAACAAAAAATACTATTCGCTGCTTGAAAAAGGAAAAGAAATGATAGACATGCTCGGGTTTGGAAAATTTTACGGGAGAGACGTCGAGACAACCAACCTATACGATGCAGTAGAGAGGATAGGCGACTATGTGAATTACCTTAAGGACAACTCATCTAAACTAAAAGATGACAAAGACGCCATAGAGAAGCTAAGAAAAATAAGGGATGATATCGAGGGGCTAATAGTCCAATAA